In the Topomyia yanbarensis strain Yona2022 chromosome 3, ASM3024719v1, whole genome shotgun sequence genome, one interval contains:
- the LOC131688964 gene encoding protein snakeskin yields MVSAETIGSIFIKVFKLVLNIVILILYRTGYGGDFLGVGGTWNLNEEKSPDAEIVASGVFVGYFIYTSVQLITFAFGTTKLKRELSDTIMNVVGTFMWVAVGGTALHYWHGYLAEYDFRHISSERTAGLALGSLCVVSGALYLADSVLAFIHYAKHENSKY; encoded by the exons GTACTCAACATAGTGATCCTCATCCTGTACCGTACCGGTTATGGTGGTGACTTTCTCGGCGTAGGTGGCACTTGGAACTTGAATGAAGAGAAAAGTCCAGACGCGGAAATTGTGGCCTCCGGAGTATTTGTCGGGTACTTCATCTACACCTCGGTTCAGTTAATTACGTTCGCCTTCGGAACGACGAAGCTGAAGCGCGAGCTGTCGGATACGATAATGAACGTGGTCGGTACCTTCATGTGGGTTGCAGTCGGTGGTACCGCTCTTCACTACTGGCATGGTTACCTGGCGGAGTACGATTTTCGACACATCTCTTCGGAGCGAACG GCCGGTCTTGCTCTAGGTTCACTGTGCGTCGTATCCGGTGCCCTTTACCTGGCCGATTCGGTGCTGGCGTTCATTCACTACGCGAAACACGAGAACAGCAAATACTAA